One Purpureocillium takamizusanense chromosome 1, complete sequence genomic window carries:
- a CDS encoding 3'(2'),5'-bisphosphate nucleotidase (COG:F~COG:P~EggNog:ENOG503P110) — protein sequence MAAANWQYELDVARGAVLRAAKLTKKMLATVSEVSKADSSPVTVADFAAQALIISILHELFPDDSFVGEEDAGVLRREAGLRERVYEIFSAAREEVTTTAQDEAQRYTVDQMLDFIDMGGCGQGGAHGRFWVMDPVDGTATFLRGEQYAVSLALIEDGKEVLGVIACPNLKLDDTGRIRESSVDKVGLGIILSAVKGQGATVTALPSAQARTLPEPVPLEPLQPPAEVARAHIVDCSLNPTASRAKMQEVANRLGASFPGTDVWSSHIRYAALVVGGGDILIRIPSAPGSTTCIWDHAGAQLIFKELGGKVTDLDGRPVDFSAGRHLSNNRGLLSARKDIHAKVLAVVQELLSVN from the coding sequence ATGGCAGCCGCGAATTGGCAGTACGAATTGGACGTGGCACGAGGTGCCGTCCTTCGCGCGGCCAAGCTGACGAAAAAGATGCTCGCCACTGTCAGTGAGGTCTCCAAGGCAGACTCGTCGCCTGTCACAGTCGCAGACTTTGCAGCTCAGGCACTCATCATTAGCATCCTTCACGAGCTGTTCCCGGACGATTCAtttgtcggcgaggaggacgccggGGTCTTgcggcgagaagctggaTTGAGGGAGCGTGTGTACGAGATCTTCTCTGCCGCTCGGGAagaggtgacgacgacggcccagGATGAGGCGCAGCGGTACACGGTGGACCAGATGCTCGACTTCATCGACATGGGCGGGTGCGGtcagggcggcgcccatgGACGCTTCTGGGTCATGGACCCTGTGGATGGGACAGCGACGTTTCTGCGCGGCGAGCAGTATGCCGTGTCGCTCGCGCTGatcgaggacggcaaggaggtgctcggcgtcatcgcctgCCCCAACCTcaagctcgacgacaccgGCCGGATCCGCGAGTCCAGTGTTGACAAAGTTGGCCTGGGCATCATACTCTCCGCCGTCAAGGGCCAAGGTGCCACCGTCACTGCCCTGCCGTCCGCCCAAGCCAGGACGCTGCCGGAGCCCGTTCCGCTGgagccgctgcagccgccggccgaggtcgcccgcgcgcaCATTGTCGACTGCTCGCTCAACCCGACCGCCAGCCGGGCCAAGATGCAAGAAGTGGCGAATCGCCTGGGCGCCAGCTTCCCCGGCACGGACGTGTGGTCATCGCACATCAGGTACGCGGCGCTGGTtgtcgggggcggcgacatcCTCATCCGCATTCCTTCTGCGCCGGGCAGCACCACCTGCATATGGGACCAcgccggcgcgcagctcATCTTCAAGGAGTTGGGGGGCAAGGTGACCGATCTCGACGGGCGTCCCGTTGACTTCAGTGCAGGAAGGCACTTGAGCAACAACAGGGGCCTACTATCGGCTAGGAAAGATATACACGCGAAAGTTTTGGCTGTTGTGCAAGAGCTGTTGTCGGTCAACTAA
- the PEX1 gene encoding Peroxisome biosynthesis protein pex1 (EggNog:ENOG503NWW4~COG:O), protein MAPRKNVQSTAAELSLVHLKSCLVNLPPSLVSLLVNVNTPVQNVVVELSFRPSPTAGASGSAAPQSVFVGWTGMPSKRRTAQLVGRDGLTGSRGSSRDQEIQMIELDATLASALGLSEGHKVTATVHVDPPVAHTINIEPLTPEDWEIIELHATFLELNLQSQVRALPNPAYMLNSSTPVPPHLLTLHLSPTSTANIKVVSLDPAPPTNVPFVKLSPNAEVIVAPKIRPNSSQSTGDHRSVASTSKSRRSGASTVRRRSAREEPRPTIFLRAIDKAACKEWFDEGPTCTDLSVWIDRDTLLSNSFRGISYAVVDVIKPAGLQKPQPEDSSTPATSLATTKVVATIQPWDDPPNGQIAALSSPLCAALGCSGIVGGVVKIQAAPQQLQRGNVQQIKVFPFASSSQSTTGLKFGSETKAEKEESTKRFRHMYGGPKGLNGLLHGPMTDGIVVGLYDGLEAPQGWEGGIVRFEYSADFASQEKPKGATFWITNVDSKIPIEFQQPQPRPSWMADRDEHDLQPTHDSLLVGIDSLLSNLQSHLTHISSVLLTGTMGSGKTSVAKHLAEKLRREGLFYTIYYPCRKLVNDETRISTIKETLNRVFMLASWGTRLGGKALVVLDDLDRLCPVETELQVGNDNGRSRQISEAIRSIVRQYCTRDSNVVLLATAEGKDSMNNVVVSGHVVREIIELKAPDKEARRRVMESIAREGAVIIEDANDAASDHSRPPTSNGSALADDSDTWMHGSDRQQADSTGSGFVLDASLDFLDIAGLTDGYMSGDLTVLVSRARNEAIIRSINDSPSDTQGPVRLTRKDFDKALKGFTPASLRNVPLQSSTTTFKSIGGLQETRKVLLETLEYPTKYAPIFAQCPLRLRSGLLLYGYPGCGKTLLASAVAGECGLNFISVKGPEILNKYIGASEKSVRDLFDRAQAAKPCILFFDEFDSIAPKRGHDSTGVTDRVVNQLLTQMDGAEGLSGVYVLAATSRPDLIDPALLRPGRLDKSLLCDMPAEEDRLDIIKSLFQKVRLSVELTESDDALREVARRTDGFSGADLQALVSNAQLEAIHDVLDVSAPHQGSDNRSEAKTHTPSFVQFRYGSEHGNSKSNGFVPQSKSAALIENAAIMSKLEQIKLARKKAKEARKGFLHNGHPDVETKEETQHRDVVIEWPHLVKALDSTRASISSEEKARLHRIYREFVVGRSGQMKDGQGSMEIGGRSTLM, encoded by the exons ATGGCTCCTCGAAAGAACGTGCAGTCCACCGCGGCCGAGCTCTCGCTCGTCCACCTGAAGAGCTGCCTCGTCAACCTCCCTCCATCCTTAGTGTCGCTTTTGGTCAACGTCAATACG CCTGTCCAGAATGTCGTTGTCGAACTTAGCTttcggccctcgccgacagcCGGGGCGTCAGGCTCTGCAGCTCCGCAATCAGTCTTTGTGGGCTGGACAGGCATGCCCAGCAAGCGAAGAACGGCGCAACTTGTCGGCCGAGACGGTCTAACTGGCTCAAGGGGCTCGTCTCGGGACCAGGAGATCCAGATGATCGAGCTTGATGCAACATTGGCCAGCGCTTTGGGTCTGTCCGAGGGCCACAAGGTCACCGCGACCGTACATGTCGACCCTCCAGTTGCGCACACGATAAACATCGAACCCTTGACACCAGAGGACTGGGAGATTATCGAGTTGCATGCAACATTCCTCGAGCTCAACCTGCAGTCACAAGTCCGAGCACTGCCGAACCCGGCGTACATGCTGAACAGCAGCACACCAGTGCCTCCCCATCTGCTCACCCTTCACTTGTCCCCGACCTCTACTGCGAACATCAAAGTCGTATCGCTCGACCCCGCGCCACCAACAAACGTTCCATTTGTTAAGCTCTCACCAAATGCCGAGGTCATCGTTGCCCCGAAGATCAGGCCGAACAGCTCTCAAAGCACTGGCGATCATCGCAGTGTAGCGAGCACATCAAAGTCGAGGCGTAGCGGCGCAAGCACCGTCCGAAGGCGAAGTGCGAGGGAAGAGCCGCGGCCGACAATATTCCTTCGAGCCATAGACAAGGCTGCCTGCAAAGAGTGGTTTGATGAAGGGCCAACATGCACTGACCTCAGTGTTTGGATCGATCGCGACACCCTGCTCTCCAACTCGTTCCGAGGCATAAGTTACGCAGTTGTCGATGTCATAAAACCCGCCGGTTTGCAGAAGCCGCAGCCAGAGGACAGCTCCACACCAGCGACTAGTctcgccaccaccaaggTGGTGGCAACCATACAGCCATGGGACGACCCCCCTAATGGTCAAATCGCTGCCCTTTCTTCGCCTCTATGTGCAGCactgggctgcagcggcatTGTTGGTGGCGTTGTCAAGATCCAAGCGGCACCACAACAGCTGCAACGGGGCAACGTACAGCAAATCAAGGTCTTCCCTTTTGCATCTAGCTCACAGTCGACCACGGGCCTGAAGTTTGGCAGCGAGACAaaggccgagaaggaggagtCCACGAAACGTTTCAGGCATATGTATGGCGGGCCTAAGGGCCTTAATGGTTTGCTCCATGGCCCTATGACGGATGGCATAGTCGTTGGACTCTATGATGGGCTAGAAGCTCCACAAGGCTGGGAAGGCGGTATTGTCAGATTTGAGTACAGCGCCGACTTCGCGTCACAGGAAAAACCAAAAGGGGCGACGTTCTGGATAACGAACGTGGATTCCAAGATTCCAATCGAGTTCCAGCAACCCCAACCTCGACCATCTTGGATGGCTGATCGCGATGAACACGACCTGCAGCCAACGCACGACTCTCTACTCGTTGGCATTGATTCGCTGCTCTCAAACCTTCAATCCCATCTCACGCACATCTCCTCCGTTCTCCTGACTGGCACGATGGGTTCCGGCAAGACCAGTGTCGCAAAACATCTGGCGGAGAAGCTACGCCGAGAAGGGCTCTTCTATACTATCTACTACCCCTGCCGGAAATTGGTCAACGATGAAACCAGGATATCGACGATCAAAGAAACCCTCAATCGCGTTTTTATGTTAGCGAGCTGGGGCACGAGGCTTGGTGGCAAAGCCCTCGTGGTCCTTGACGATCTCGATCGACTATGCCCGGTGGAAACAGAGCTTCAGGTCGGCAACGATAACGGTCGGAGTCGACAAATCAGCGAGGCGATCCGCTCCATAGTTCGCCAGTACTGCACAAGGGACAGCAACGTTGTCCTGCTCGCTACCGCTGAGGGAAAAGATTCTATGAACAACGTCGTGGTTAGTGGCCATGTTGTGAGAGAGATCATCGAGCTCAAGGCACCCGACAAGGAAGCAAGGCGAAGAGTCATGGAATCCATCGCTAGAGAGGGCGCTGTGATCATAGAAGATGCCAATGATGCCGCAAGCGATCAcagtcggccgccgacgtcgaaCGGAAGTGCGCTTGCTGATGACAGCGATACCTGGATGCATGGTTCAGATCGGCAGCAGGCGGACAGCACGGGTAGTGGCTTCGTTCTCGATGCGAGTCTCGACTTTCTGGACATTGCAGGATTAACTGACGGCTACATGTCTGGCGATCTGACAGTGCTTGTATCGAGGGCTAGGAATGAAGCCATTATTCGCTCCATCAACGATTCTCCATCAGATACCCAAGGGCCCGTCCGTCTCACTAGAAAGGACTTCGACAAAGCACTTAAAGGTTTCACGCCGGCATCTCTTCGAAATGTCCCCTTGCAGAGTTCTACAACCACATTCAAATCAATTGGGGGCTTACAGGAGACGCGAAAAGTTCTGCTCGAGACTCTCGAGTACCCGACCAAGTATGCCCCTATTTTCGCGCAATGCCCTCTGCGCTTGCGTTCCGGTCTATTACTGTACGGCTACCCCGGATGCGGCAAGACTCTACTCGCCAGTGCTGTCGCTGGCGAGTGCGGCCTCAACTTCATCAGCGTCAAGGGACCTGAAATTCTGAACAAATATATCGGCGCCTCGGAAAAGAGTGTCAGAGACTTGTTTGACCGAGCACAGGCAGCAAAGCCTTGCATCCTCTTCTTCGATGAGTTCGACTCCATCGCACCTAAGAGAGGCCACGACAGCACGGGAGTGACGGATAGAGTGGTGAACCAACTTCTCACCCAGATGGATGGTGCTGAGGGGCTTTCGGGTGTCTACGTTCTAGCCGCGACGTCTCGTCCTGACCTCATTGACCCTGCGCTGCTTCGACCCGGTCGCTTGGATAAATCTTTACTTTGCGACATGCCTGCGGAGGAGGACCGTCTTGACATCATCAAGTCTCTATTTCAGAAAGTCAGACTATCTGTCGAGCTCACCGAGTCGGACGATGCGCTCAGGGAAGTGGCCCGTCGGACAGATGGGTTTTCCGGTGCCGACCTCCAAGCGCTGGTCTCTAACGCACAACTGGAAGCCATTCACGATGTGCTAGATGTCAGCGCACCTCATCAGGGCTCTGATAACCGTTCCGAAGCCAAAACGCACACGCCCAGCTTTGTTCAGTTCCGGTACGGCTCGGAACATGGGAATTCCAAGTCGAATGGATTCGTCCCGCAGAGCAAATCTGCCGCACTCATTGAAAATGCCGCCATTATGTCGAAGCTGGAGCAGATTAAACTTGCCCGTAAAAAGGCGAAGGAGGCGCGTAAAGGCTTCCTTCACAACGGACATCCCGATGTTGAGACAAAAGAAGAAACGCAGCATAGGGACGTTGTCATCGAATGGCCGCATCTGGTCAAGGCACTCGACAGCACAAGAGCCAGTATCAGTTCAGAGGAAAAGGCTCGGCTACACCGGATCTATCGAGAGTTCGTTGTAGGCAGGAGCGGGCAGATGAAGGATGGCCAAGGGAGCATGGAAATTGGCGGGAGAAGCACCCTAATGTAG
- the mcm7 gene encoding DNA helicase (EggNog:ENOG503NVJW~COG:L), whose product MALREFKAPVNYDTQQKAFEEFLTGFKTSPEHTIATAMGNITIDEDDLSDEYDFMDDDDEAITRGQREKERRRTPQHKYKEILQQLADRTLDEITIDLDDLHAWEDSMDESLRLVDSIELNTKHYVEILSRAVDNSLPPPSTDVSFKDDVLDVLMSRRQARNRELQEAAERDPTVEEDKFPAELVRRYTLVFKPRSGTTDNPAKALAVRQVRGDHLGNLITIRAIATRVTDVKPIVQVSAYTCDRCGCEIFQPVNEKQYGPLTMCPSEDCKQNQSKGQLNPSTRASKFLPFQEVKVQEMAEQVPIGQIPRSLTVLCYGSLVRKINPGDVVDISGIFLPTPYTGFKAMKAGLLTDTYLEAHHIHQHKKAYSEMIIDPRLVRRIEKYRQTGQVYELLAKSIAPEIYGHLDVKKALLLLLIGGVSKEMGDGMKIRGDINICLMGDPGVAKSQLLKYISKVAPRGVYTSGRGSSGVGLTAAVMRDPVTDEMVLEGGALVLADNGICCIDEFDKMDDNDRTAIHEVMEQQTISISKAGISTTLNARTSILAAANPIYGRYNPRISPVENINLPAALLSRFDVLFLLLDTPSRESDEQLAKHVAFVHMNSRHPDIGTDNVVFSPHEVRSYVAQARTYRPVVPESVSDYMIKTYVRLRDQQKRAEQKGKQFTHTTPRTLLGVVRLAQALARLRFSNQVSQDDVDEALRLVEASKESLNAEVGTGRRGLNASSRIYNLVKALADSGACRADDADEEEDLGVELSMRKVKERVIAKGYTEDQWLSALEEYTTLDVWQTAGNGSRLVFVTAGNEDQEDDMDE is encoded by the exons ATGGCGCTTCGCGAATTTAAAGCCCCTGTCAATTATGACACCCAGCAGA AGGCCTTCGAGGAGTTCCTCACGGGGTTCAAAACGTCACCTGAACACACAATCGCGACCGCGATGGGCAATATAAccatcgacgaggatgatCTCAGTGACGAGTACGACTTCatggacgatgacgacgaagccatTACCCGCGGCCAACGGGAAAAAGAGCGTCGAAGGACGCCACAGCACAAGTACAAGGAAATCTTGCAGCAGCTAGCCGACCGCACATTGGACGAGATAACGATAGACCTAGACGATCTTCACGCA TGGGAAGATTCGATGGATGAGAGCCTGAGGCTCGTTGACTCTATCGAGTTGAACACCAAACACTACGTCGAGATCTTGTCGCGAGCAGTGGACAACAGTCTGCCGCCACCAAGCACAGATGTCAG CTTCAAGGATGACGTCCTCGATGTCCTCATGTCACGACGCCAAGCCCGAAACCGCGAGCTTCAGGAGGCTGCGGAGCGCGATCCAACCGTGGAAGAAGACAAGTTTCCCGCGGAGCTTGTCAGACGATACACCCTCGTCTTCAAGCCCAGATCGGGCACTACCGACAACCCCGCCAAGGCGCTGGCCGTTCGACAGGTTCGTGGCGACCATCTCGGAAACCTCATTACTATCCGCGCCATCGCGACCAGAGTCACGGACGTCAAGCCCATTGTACAAGTGAGCGCATATACTTGCGATAGATGTGGTTGTGAAATCTTCCAACCGGTCAACGAGAAGCAATATGGTCCGTTGACCATGTGCCCATCAGAGGACTGCAAACAAAATCAGTCCAAGGGCCAGCTGAACCCGTCGACGCGAGCGTCTAAATTTCTACCATTTCAGGAGGTGAAGGTCCAAGAGATGGCGGAGCAAGTTCCCATCGGGCAGATCCCGCGGTCTCTCACCGTCCTGTGCTATGGCAGCCTCGTCCGCAAGATCAATCCGGGCGATGTAGTCGATATCTCGGGAATTTTCTTGCCCACGCCATACACTGGCTTCAAAGCCATGAAGGCTGGCTTACTGACCGACACATACTTGGAGGCGCATCACATTCATCAGCACAAGAAGGCGTATAGTGAAATGATCATTGACCCCCGCCTGGTTCGACGAATCGAAAAATATAGACAGACGGGACAGGTATACGAGCTCCTTGCCAAGTCTATAGCCCCGGAGATCTATGGCCACCTGGACGTCAAGAAGGCTCTCTTGCTGCTTCTCATTGGCGGTGTCAGCAAAGAGATGGGTGACGGCATGAAGATCCGTGGAGACATCAACATCTGCTTGATGGGCGACCCTGGTGTTGCCAAGTCACAGCTGCTGAAGTACATTTCCAAGGTCGCCCCTCGCGGTGTGTATACATctggccgcggcagcagtggAGTCGGTCTCACTGCTGCGGTCATGCGTGACCCTGTGACGGATGAGATGGTCCTTGAAGGTGGTGCCTTGGTTCTGGCTGACAACGGTATCTGCTGCATTGACGAATTCGACAAGATGGATGACAATGACAGGACGGCCATCCACGAAGTCATGGAGCAGCAGACGATATCGATTTCTAAAGCCGGCATTTCCACCACGCTCAATGCCCGAACATCTATCCTTGCCGCGGCCAACCCTATCTACGGCCGATACAACCCCCGCATTTCTCCCGTTGAGAACATCAACCTCCCCGCAGCCCTTCTCTCCCGCTTTGATgttctcttcctcctcctcgacacTCCTTCGCGTGAGtccgacgagcagctcgccaaaCATGTAGCATTCGTGCACATGAACAGCCGTCACCCGGATATCGGCACGGACAACGTTGTCTTCAGCCCCCATGAGGTTCGCTCGTACGTGGCTCAAGCTCGAACTTACCGACCTGTGGTTCCCGAGTCGGTTTCAGATTACATGATCAAGACATATGTTCGTCTGCGGGATCAACAGAAGCGGGCCGAGCAAAAGGGTAAACAATTCACGCATACCACTCCCCGTACTCTTCTGGGAGTagtccgcctcgcccaggcGCTTGCCCGCCTTCGTTTCAGCAATCAAGTCTCGCAagacgacgttgacgaggcgctgcggctgGTTGAGGCTAGCAAAGAGAGTCTGAACGCCGAGGTTGGCACCGGTCGCCGGGGCCTcaacgccagcagcaggatcTACAACCTTGTGAAGGCTCTGGCTGATTCGGGTGCTTGCCGAGCCGACGatgcggacgaggaggaggatcTGGGCGTGGAATTAAGCATGCGAAAGGTCAAGGAGCGTGTTATTGCCAAGGGGTACACTGAGGATCAGTGGTTGAGCGCCCTTGAAGAGTATACCACACTAGAT GTGTGGCAAACCGCTGGAAACGGCTCGAGACTGGTGTTCGTCACGGCTGGCAACGAAGACCAAGAGGACGATATGGACGAGTAG